From Arachis hypogaea cultivar Tifrunner chromosome 3, arahy.Tifrunner.gnm2.J5K5, whole genome shotgun sequence:
TCCAATaactcacctttctctgctggttacatgctgatcaaaattcaataaaattgatGGCACTAGACTTTTTCTATTAAATAATCTAATACAAAACTCCTGTCTACATCtcaattatatattatctttacttaaaagattattttaactattttctttggaaaaagaaaaacccTAAACGAATATAGATGGTACCTGAATAAGCCCTTTGATGATAATATCAGAGTAGTACTGAGGCTGCAATTTTTGCTGAGTTAGGAGATTCCCAATCATGGTTTTCTTATTATGCTCCCCATTACGGTGCTCATCAATTAGACCCTGCAAGAATTTATCGGCACTCTTGTTAACCCTCTTCAGCCTTTTCTCCAAACCGTCGAAGTCAAACCACCGTAGTAACGGGAAAAAGTCAACCACCTTGCTTGCACCTATCAACGACAGTATCTCCGCGATGGTCTCCCTGAATTTCATGGCTTCCTCGGTATCCGCCACGTCATTGCCGCTATCATCGTCCCCGTAGTACCTCTTCCCGGAGATCATTCTCATCATGCTGTTGAACGAGATCTTGGAAAGCCATGGCCTCAATTTAACCCTAGTGAACTCCGTGCAGGTTTGCTCAACCAAATTCTTTATGACTCTCAGGGTTTCATCTTTGCGTGTTTCCGCGAAGGAGTTGATGCGATGCGTGGAGAGGATCTCGGTGGTGGCAATGCGGCGAAGGTTCCGCCAGTGATCGCCGTAGGAGGAGCAGCCCAAGCTGGTGCAGTCGTAAAAGAGGTGCTTTCCAACGAGGTTACGGGCTCTGTTGGCTAAAACGATGTCGTACTTGGTGAAGCATTGTTGAGCTAGGGTTTGGGAGGAGACAACAACAACAAGCTGTGAACCAATCCAAAGGGAGAAAATGTGGCCGTAGGTTTGTGATAGGGCGTGGAAGGAGCGGTGGAATGGGGACTTGAGGTGGTGGAGGTTGCCGATTATCGGAATGGTGGGTGGACAAGGTGGAATGTTCAAGGAGCTTGTTTTTCTGAACAAGATCTTATTGAGAGTGAATACCAACAAAGCAAGTGAGAGGAGGGAGTAATAGATAAAGTGCAATGCTGCCATTGTTGCTTaattactactattattattaatttgtatACTAATGTTTTCTCTTAATTTAGCCGTATATTTTTTGGTTGGATTGCCTCCTTGCTCTTTATAGCTATCCAATAAGAGACAAGGACACCTACACAAAGATTTCGGGGGCATAGTTATTAATTGGAGAATAAAATTCGGACACTTTATAATAAAagattattcttttaaaatagCTTTACACGTATCACTagaataaaatacatattaaaatataaaatatatattaaaacttaattaaattatacatatatttatacataaatatataataattaattttaatatataaataaaatttttatttattaaaatatttgtaaatctTAATTTGagaaaatcataaataattattatttattttattttattttttttgtatttattaattatcagtagaataaagatataatattaaatataataagtatgtaattatagatattatatatatataattataaatattaatttaaataaaataaaaataaaatatattttttatttttaaaatttattaaatgttCTAAAAATAACTCTAAGttttaaattgttttaattttattttaaaaattttttatttgtatcaaatatatttttaatggcTAATTTTTCGAATAATATTAAGACTAATTCAAtaacaattttacaaaaataatttttaacacaaGTAAATTAGACATAGTTgtcatgtattattattggattagttctaaattttttaaaaatttaactactaaaagtatattttaatgtaaataaaaaaaattaaaataaaataaaaattaagaatattttaaaaatttttaacaaattttaaagataaaaaatatattttattaataaaataattttaaattattattttttaaatagactTTAGATGTGCActactttttattaattttggtagtgtaaattttaaaatttttaatgaacaATACCTCTCCTAACTAGATCAATTAAATATAATGACTAATCCTTTGGATTGATAGGTACGGTTGGTTTAATAATGTTATatgaagaaaaaattatttttctatataaatatataataattgattatagAGCTTACAGTGTCAATTAAATTCCCAGAAGTGGCTCTCGAGATTGATGTCGTGCACCAAAATTGTTTCTGAGATTTCAATTGCATTAATTATGTCCTTGAGATTGGAAAAATTACACCATAGTGGTCCTTGACCCGTTTTCTGTTAACAACGCGCTGACGTGGCTTGATGACATGGACAtttggtgacacgtgtcacctcaTGGTTTGGCCACGTGTAACAGTATGATGACGTATCGGTCAACCGCATGTGGCATGCTGACATGGATAtgtatgccacgtgtcacaatgctatttaGTCACGTGTCAGATTATGCCACGTGTTGCAATACTATTTGTCCACGTGCCATCCACTATATTATCGTTACATGTGCATCAAATTGGTCCCTTACTTTGCATCAAATGActtattttagtccctgaaattgaatgtcgtgcaccaaattagtcccttcatcatttttttctcatttttttataaatttaaaattttcaatattttttttatactaattttaattatattttttattatacatattttataataaaatttttaattaataatgttaaCTTGTATCATTGGTGTACATGTTAACTAAAACCAAAACTTTATTATTGCCTCTTGTGTTTATTTGTATCTATTTTAATATTGTTCAAGTCATGTTTATAATTAgtacttatattaattaatagtgtAATATATGAAAAAGTCGCCTAACAAAttatagataaaataaattattataatcgaCAATATAaatctatctttttaatttagtGAGAAGTTAATTATATGAGAAATCGGACATTCTTAAAATGGATGGGAATAAtgaatttatattagttaataaGTGTCTTATCaagtattcctaaaatatttattaaagtgttaaatattaaaaaaattgaattaaggAATATTATTAGGCAACTACTCCCATGAAGATGCCAAAAACATCTTATCATGATGATccttgtttaaaaagtgtaatttatttatttagcaacattttaaataaaggtaacacttttacttcaaataaaatcaaGCCCTACAATCTATCATCCAATAGTCAAAATGATGTATCTTCATATGATGATAATCATTAAATCTTTATTGGAGTATCTACcatattattatactcttaacttATACTCTTTattaaatcaatatcaatatgtcacataattcttttaataaaatattgtagaaaaaaattgtataattaaaactaatattttaaaaatattttataaaaatacttgtatttaaataacttgtgaaaagataaaattaaaattagtgtattcaaatatataatgagaattttaaatttataaaaaaaaagaaaaaatgagaaaaaactgatgaatggactaatttggtgcacgacattcaatttcagggactaaaatgagtcattagATACAAAGTAAGGGACCAATTTGGTGCACCTGTAACGATGACAtagtggatgacacgtggacaaataGCATTGCGACACGTGGCATAATCTAATACGTGGCAAAATAGACACGTGGCATACCCATCCACGTCAGCGTGCCACGTGTCGTTAACCGACACATCATCATACTGTTACACGTGGCTAAACTAtgaggtgacacgtgtcaccaaaAATCCACGTTATCAAACCACGTCAGCGCGTCGTTAATGAAAAACGGATTAATGACAAATTTTTCCAATCTCAGAAACGTAATTTGTGCCATTAAAATCTTAGGGACGATTTTAGTGTACGACGGTCGATCTCGGAACCACTATGGAATTTAGTCTGtcttatttttatattcacataatattattttaaaatattaaatattattcgtGTGTGCAGTGTTACTCTATTAGAAGACACAATTAATATGTAACTGCTTTAGGTTTGAAAAGttattcaataaatatatatCAGCCTAAGTGCATATTTATTATACGTAATGGTTACCacttttttactctttttttccTCTACCTTTTTTTTCGCTTTTTATGTCTTTACTCTTCTATCCATTATAAAAGTAGTAAAAGGTAAAAACATTTGTCTGCCCTTTACGTAACATTCGCAAGACCTTCCTTATTCTCGTATTATTTggcttttcttttaaaatttgttttttattctAAGATTTAAACTTAAGACCAATTTATAATAAGGCTAAATAACTTACCATTTTGATCGATTAATCTCGCATtagttatttattatataatattatttttcaaatttaacattaaaaaatagaagaaactaatttttagttagttaataataACATTAgccaatttttcatttttaattctaaaaatttttattttaaagattcagaattataatttaaaatttaggattaaaagtttataatttataatttaatataaataaaataattttaaaaattttagttgatTTTGATGGAAAAAATTTACCCTCTAAtattaatctaaaaaaattaaaaaagtattagaggtcaacatttttattaatattttccaCTCTAAACATTTAAATTGGTTATCAGAACAACATGTAATATAAAACATCAGATTGTCAAGTGGTAAGCCGGTTCATAATATCCActcttaattatttatctaacatAATCTATTTTCCAAGAAAATAACATTTCCAATGGTTGTATAAATATTATTTGCAGTAAAATTATAATTGTAAAGTGGCCATATATCATAAGGGGGTAATTAAGGGGTACGGTGCTTCAGTTGGCAATataatttttcttgtagtggggaTCTAACGGTGATATTTAAAATACCACTATGTTGTTCTACTTTTAATCTTGATATAGCAAGTTAGCAACAATACTGCCAAAGAGATTGTAAATATATGTACTTTGTGGTGTTAACTAATATGGTTTTGATTTCTAGGTATGTTTGTTCTTTTATGGAACTGTTTAATTTGTTCATTGTTCATCTCTCGTATTAAAGGTCGTGGTAGAGTTACTGCATGCGACAAGagttacaaaaaagaaaaaaaagagagagaaggggggaTTCTAGAGCCTAGAGTTTGGTTTGTGTTAACATCAAATGTTTAATGAATGGCAGTACATGGGGTATGTCGCATTGAAGAACCTCACAGCGACAGTCTATTACTATTCTTGATCAGATTACTGCTATATATGATTTTAAATATGAACATATCCGTGGAGGAGACAGGGGGTGTTTATTGGCGGCGGCTAAGAAATAAAGTTTAGATAGATGGCAATTTTTAGCTGTTGGATTAGATTATTGGATATGACCAAAATTTCAATccgatttatattaaaattatcaaatcagaTCAATTTAATATCCAGAATTTTTAAGTTTGGATTTGATCTGTATATTTGTTGCGAATCAGATTAGATATTGGATATATTcgcaaaatattattaaacatacttttcttaaataataaaaataaaataatatatatgataattattagttgacataaaatataaaaaaatatttatttatttatttatttagtttttgcgGATTCACGAATATGCGAATATGAAatctaaaatttgattttattaatttgtgGATCGAATTCAATCTAATTTGATAGCCTACGGATTAGATTAATATCCGTAATTTTTAGATCAGATTCGGATAAACACTGCAAATATATAGATTAAATTCGACCCATAAACAATATATCATTTTCGTAGAGGGGTGACACAAAAAATAAATCAAGATAGATGATAATTTTTAAACTGTCAAAGAGTGAGATAAATTAAGTTGAATTAAACCATATTCTTGAAGAAGGCAGCGAAAGAATGAAGATTAGATGGATAGATAACATATTTTAGATGGCCAAAAATAAAACAACTTAAATCACGTTAAATCTAATTCAAATTCCACTCATAATAAATATTAAGTTTAATTCACAACTCCATTTATTAAAAATCAAACttatttgtaaattaaaatttaagtttgatTTACTGAAAGCCTACAATGTAATTTGAGTTCATAAACGAACTCAAATGATACaaagatattttataattttatataaataaattataaaacttataaataaaaaatattaactttatgcattatttttaaataagttataatttatattctcTACGAAAATCATATGTAAAAAAGGACTACTATAACATTTTatatcaaaatattaatatataaatacgaTAATTATATGTGtattatttttttggtgactgataattatatgtatgaaattatatattattattataaattaaaattataaaacacATAATATAtgcattaatataaataatttgatcGAGTAGCTTATGAGCCAATAGAttaaatttatctaaatttaAACTCAAGTTTAGCTCACAAACTTATTAGGTTAATTTATTAAATTGTTAACTACTCAAATTCAAATTATTTCACAAATTAGCTTCGCTTTCCGCCATAAGAATCTCTCTCTCGTTTGATCGTTTCAGACATGTGTAGGAACCGGATGTGTCACTTGGTAgggcaaatttatttatttgggaGATGGCGGGTAAAGGTAATTAAGGGGGATGTCACTCAAGAACGACTTTTTAGTTGTTTAAAAGTCAATCCATATATATAGTAttaaattttccttttattttatgatataaaaaataaaaaagtataaggtgaatctatcttatcttttctaaagtAACATGTAAGTTATCCTCTTTGATGTGTCATATTTTAATTGAGTATTTATTTTAATCTGAGTTACAACGACGATGAAGGAGTACAATGGGGAGGAGTAAACGTAATTAGAGAGAATTTGAGTACTTTTTTCAGGAAGAATGATTTGGGAAGAGAAAACGAAATACCAATGAGACAGTGATGCTTGGGAAACGCAACCGAGAAGGTGACTCAGTTAAAATAAACACCTAATTAAAATATGACACATCAGAGAGGGTAACTTACATATTACTTTAGACCCACCAATTTTGTTTACTGAAAAAATAATACCCACAAATACATGTTAGTTTTGTTTTTGGTCAAGCACAATCATAGTGGTTATGATGCTTAAAAAGTATAAGGTGGTTTCGACTTTCAATCCACTCGGAGTTGAGATAGCCCATCTAACTTGAATACACAATTAGTTCAAGACACCACAGCCCATTTATATTTACAATTGATCATCTACACAAAACGATATGTATAGAGGACTCAAGTGTATAAATCATCTAGTTGTTGGCCCAAAATAAAAAGTCCCTGGTTCCACAAAACactggaaaagaaaaataatttcgtGTAAGATGTGGAGCTAGTCCGTGTATATAAATAGGATCTATTTAATGGGGTGATAAAACCAAAAATGTACACGAAACGTTCTCTCCCAAGCCTCTGCATAAAAAACTAGCCGTTATCAAGATGAAGAAGCTCCCAGAGAAAGAACATACGCAAATTAAATATGGTGACGGGGGACATTCCGGAGATGGAAGATGATGTTTTTTCCTCAGAAGATGAGGAAATGCGCAGCAACCAGGAAGCCATCCCTGAAACAGAACACACCAAAAACAAAGATCAGGAAAATCGGACCGACAAACCAGACATCACAGTGGTTGATGTGGGGGAAGGGCATTTCAACATTATCATCAACGAAGCAGCGAAAACAGAATTAAGAAAACCGTGGTGGAGATCGCTTATAGTTAAACTACTGGGTCGCAAAATTGGTTATGCTGATATGAAACGGAGATTTGGTGGTGTAGACGTCATACATTTGGGCAACGACTTTTACTTGGCTAAATTTTATGCTAAGAATATAGTTATTAGAACTAATTAATCCAGTCATACCACTGGATTATTAGGTCATTGGGTCAACTAGTGAGTCGCTGATTCACCCGGTTGATctggtcataattaaataaaaatataaaattataaaattaaaattaaaagttaaaatacatatttttacaaatatattaataacaattaaatatCAAGTATTAATTCTTAGATATAATTATGACGTAAAAGagataataaattagtcattAGTACAAAATACTTTCTCAATTCAAATgaataagaaagagaaaaaaacataATACAATCAATATATTAAATTTGGTATCTATGTGAATTCATATttacaaaaaagtaaaaataaaattcattcaaagttattatataattatcttttgtcatatataataataaggaACATGCTGACAAAGTGGTAAGGGAGAAGGCATTGCATGCAAAAGGTCCTTTATTTGAGTCTTCCATCCAAcgttttttactttaatttttggaCAGCGGAGCTCCCTCGGTGGTTCGTGACACGCGGGTGCATCGTGGATCCGCATGGGTCAACAGCAGTTCAAGATACGAACCGATCGATTTTCAACGGATTTATTCACTGTTGACCGGATTAACTACAGGTCTGGTCCAAATCACCAACCGAACCGGCCAGACCACCAATTTACTAGTTTTTCGGTCAAATTGGCCGATTTGGTCCGATTCTGATAACTATGCTCAAGAAGACATGGATCATGCCCTTCCTGATGGTCCTTAGAAGATTTATGACCACTATTTGGCTGTCAGAATGTGGGAACCAGATTTTAATCCTTTCTTCACCCTCATTAACAAAATCACAGCATGGATTAGACTACCCGACCTCCCGATTGAACTCTAAAACGAAAAATCCTAAGAAATATAGGAGATTTGGTGGGCAAAACTTGTAAAGTGGATTATAATACCTCATATCTCTGCAGAGATAATTTTGCTAGGCTTTGTGTTGAAGTTGACTTAACAAAGCCTCTCATGAGAAAATATATGGTTAATGAAAAATCCTACCAAGTAGAATATGGAGGGATTCACCAAATTTGTTTTACTTATGGGAAGGTTGATCATGAGCAAAAGAACTGTTTGATCTGGAAAAGAAAAGGACATGCAAATAgtgatgagtaaaataaggaagaGATAAAAAAAGACAAAGAAGAGCACCCAAAAGGCAACAGGTTTACAAGTAGAAAGATACGAAGGAAGAGAAGGAGCTAAAGACAAAGGGAAAGCTATTCTGGAACAGGAAGACAACTATGGTCCTTGGATGATGGTTTAGAAacaaagaaggagaagatgagATGGAGAAAAAGAAGGAGTTGGCCCTAGCAATGCTATCAGTAAGGAAGGCAAGAAAACCAACCAATCAAGGTACAATGTGCTTGAAATTGAAGACAATGAGGAAGACAAAGAAGAGAGAATATTAGAGGAGAACAACACAAAGATTAGACAAGTCTCGAAAGAGTTGATGCATGTTTTCAAACCACAAACTACTGGTAAGTGCACCGCGTCGTATCAAATAATAAACTCacggtgagtgagtgtcgatctcacgaggattaaCGAACTAAATAAGCAATAGTTAAATGATTAATCTAGTCAGACAAGTTGAAATGAGAATTTTCAAGCACAAAAAGCATAAACAATATAAAATTAGGGAATTTAGGAAAGCAAACAAAAAGCATGTGTGAGAAATAGTATGAGAAAAaagttaaggctttagagatgTTCAGATTTTTAGATTAACAAATCTTGTCAACTACCCTGATCATGCAAAGATTTAATTCATAGCAAACCTTAagtaattgaattccaattccctggcaattcaatctcttctaacCTAGTCAACCGTCATTTCCTTGATCACTTAATTACGTTAGAAGGTTAAATCCAAATTCTGATTTATAAGCTACATATTTCCTAAATACCCAAAAAATGATTCAATTATATGTCACGCATCGcattaaatccagataaatgaAGAACTATGAGGAAAGGGTTTCAAGATGTAACTTTAGTGAAATAAATTTTCCAAGATTCAAAAGAAattcaatttagaaaagagttatCTTCCGATATACTCTAATccctaggatgaagaacgaaaccaatccttgaatttaaattagtgcattaatcaaaagtagaagaataaatagttattaattcatcaaaataaacaaagctcctaaccttaacaatggaggtttagttgctcatgactcagagaaaaTCCTAAGAGTGCAAAACGGAAGTGCGGAAGTGGAAGAGAAGAGCCCCCAGGGCAAatctttttcccttttatatctaatcttagttgattcaaaacttaatttaaaaCCTAACAaatcttttctattttgtttatttgattaaaaaaatcaaatcaaagctTCCTTGGGATTTGTTGCATGCAATGGGGACCACTCTATTCAGCgcacctggcgctaaacgccggtTGATGGCGTTTAGTGCCACCCTTCCAGTGAGCGTTGCACACAATACGAAGTCCTCTACGCTAAATCCTGGGTCGTGGCATTTAGCGCCAACATGGCCGAATTGGATATTAAGGCTTAAGGTGTGGGTGCTAAACGCCGGTGATgtggcgtttagcgccacctTGATAGAAATGTCTTCTCTTACTTTTCTTCTTTCT
This genomic window contains:
- the LOC112736103 gene encoding cytochrome P450 81E8-like; amino-acid sequence: MAALHFIYYSLLSLALLVFTLNKILFRKTSSLNIPPCPPTIPIIGNLHHLKSPFHRSFHALSQTYGHIFSLWIGSQLVVVVSSQTLAQQCFTKYDIVLANRARNLVGKHLFYDCTSLGCSSYGDHWRNLRRIATTEILSTHRINSFAETRKDETLRVIKNLVEQTCTEFTRVKLRPWLSKISFNSMMRMISGKRYYGDDDSGNDVADTEEAMKFRETIAEILSLIGASKVVDFFPLLRWFDFDGLEKRLKRVNKSADKFLQGLIDEHRNGEHNKKTMIGNLLTQQKLQPQYYSDIIIKGLIQVPSIFV